Part of the Brevibacillus brevis genome is shown below.
CCTGCTAGCGGAATCGTTACCTCGATCGTGCCCTCCCCCCGTTGAACCCTCATGGTTACCTGGACATCGGTGGGCTGTGGTGCTTCGAAGTATTTTTCGAGACGGCCGACTTTCTTTTCCACATACTCTTTAAGTGCTGCGGTGACTTGAATGTTTTCTCCACGAATGTTAAATTTCATGGTTCCAACCTCCTTCCGTCTATTTAAGAATATTCGCCGGAATTGTAAATAATCCTCCTGTTTGGCTTCGAAAAGACTAAACAAAATATTTACAATCCAGCGACAATCGACAGAATTTTACCAATACTTACTAGATTCCCTATGCTATAATACCTAGTAGTCACTCCACTTACTTCCCATTCGCGGTCGTACATCGCACAGGAGGAATCCTCATGGCAGAGGTGAAACCTTCCCATTCCCTTATCGGCACTACACTCGCACAAGACGTCTACAATGAGTACGGACTGCTGCTTTTGCCCGCCGGGGCCGTCCTGCATCCGAGTGACATACGGCTCCTCGAAGCCCATCAAGTGGGCAGTGTTCATATCGCTGCCACACAGGAAACCGCCCAGATGCCTTTCCCTGTCTTGCACTGGAGCGAAGCGCAGGCCGCTCGCGAATACGTGCTCGCCGTGCAGCAGACCAAGGGGCTTTTCAAACAGATCGCATCCGGTTCCCTGCCTTCCCTGGGTCAATTTCGCGATACCTTCTATCCGTTGCTCGACCAGGTGCTCCAGCGCTGGGGCTTTCTCCGCTTCATTTATTTGAAAGAAGGCACAGAGGACTACACCTACCGCCATTCTCTCCATGTCGGCATCGTCGCCGCGCTCATCGGCAAGCTGATGGGGAAGTCGGAAGAAGAGATTTATCTTTTGGGGCAAATCGGACTGCTGCACGACGTAGGAAAAATAATGATTCCCGATGAGCTGCTCTCCAAGCCGGAGCGCCTGACGGATGAGGAATATGCAATCATGAAGCGCCATACCGAGTACGGCTACGAGCTGATCCGTTCCATGGACGGAGCAAGCGAGCTCATGGCTTTGTGCGCGCTTTTGCACCACGAGCGCCTGGATGGGACGGGATATCCGGAGCGCAGGCGAAAGGACGCCATCCCGTTCGAATGCCAGATCATCAGTGTGGCAGACGTATTCGATGCCATCTGCACCGATCGGGTGTACAGGCGAGGCACCTCGCCTTTTGAAGCTGCGTCCGTCCTGTGGGAACAGGCCTGCCTTGGCAAGCTCAATCCTGCCATCGTCTCCCCGTTCATCCATTACATCGTCATGCTGTACGTCGGCTCCCGAGCCGTTTTGAACAGCGGCGAGGATGTAGAGATTATCATGATCCATACTGATGAGCCGATTCGCCC
Proteins encoded:
- a CDS encoding HD-GYP domain-containing protein; this translates as MAEVKPSHSLIGTTLAQDVYNEYGLLLLPAGAVLHPSDIRLLEAHQVGSVHIAATQETAQMPFPVLHWSEAQAAREYVLAVQQTKGLFKQIASGSLPSLGQFRDTFYPLLDQVLQRWGFLRFIYLKEGTEDYTYRHSLHVGIVAALIGKLMGKSEEEIYLLGQIGLLHDVGKIMIPDELLSKPERLTDEEYAIMKRHTEYGYELIRSMDGASELMALCALLHHERLDGTGYPERRRKDAIPFECQIISVADVFDAICTDRVYRRGTSPFEAASVLWEQACLGKLNPAIVSPFIHYIVMLYVGSRAVLNSGEDVEIIMIHTDEPIRPLVRRGEEYLDLRLHRSLHIQKMIG